The segment atgGCTCCATCACTCCTTTCCTTGGGTGCTGCGgctctggccttggccggcaACGGTGCCGCTGTCCAGTGGTATCTCGAAGACACCTACAACTCGACCAACTTCTTTGACAAGTTCGATTTTATGACCATTGACGACCCCAACAGTGGATATGTCAACTACCTGGGTCGCACGGAAGCCATCAATGCCGGACTTGCCGCGGTTCAGGATAAAGAGGTCGTCCTTAGGGTTGATAGCAAGTCATCATTTACAACAGCCGAAAGAAGGCGTGGTCGTGACAGTGTGAGACTGGAGTCCAAGGCGAGACTCAACCAGGGCCTTATGATTGCCCGATTCACTCACCTGCCTCAGAGCGCGTGTGGCACCTGGCCTGCCTTGTAAGTCGTATTCTCGCTTCATATCGTGCTTTTCACACTGACTGACAAATGTATTAGTTGGACCGTCGGTGATACCTGGCCGCAGGATGGCGAGATCGATATCATCGAGAATTGGAACCTCCGGGGCGTCAACAATCCCGCCTTTCACATGGCTAACGCAGCCTCCTATGGCAGTTGCAGGATTGACAGCGCAGACCAATCCGGCGACCTCATCACCCCCAACTGTGACAACTACTACACAGACTACAATACCCAGTGGCTTAACCAGGGCTGCGTCGTTAAGGATAATGGTCCTTCGGGTGGTAGTGGTGGCGTGTGTAAGTCGACATGCAAAGCTTATGACTTGCTGGGTGAGATGGAACTTGGCTGACTCTTGTGTGAAACTAGATGCCATGGAGTGGACCAGCGACCACATCAAGATCTACTCGTGGTTCCCAAACCAGGTTCCCTCGAACATTGGCTCTAGCTCTCCCGATACGTCCACTTGGGGTGCGCCGACCATGCACCTGAGGAAAGATCTTTGCAATATCGACAAGATCTTCAAGCCCCAGCGAATTGTCTTGAACATTGCTATGTGCGGCAACCCCGTTGAATTTTCAGCATGGGAGGGCACCTGCAAGAACACGCATGGCGACAGCTGCCGAGACTACGTTGGCCAGAACCCTGATGCCTTTAAAGATGTTTACTTCCAGGTTCAGGATATTCGCATCTTCAACCAGGACGCCCCCAAGACTACTGCCACCTCCACTActgccaccaccatggcgTCGTCTTCCACATCCAAGTCTGAGATTTCCACGGCCTCTGCCACACCAAGCACAAAggcctcgtccacgtccaagTCTGAGATTTCCACGGCCTCTGCCACACCAAGCACAAAggcctcgtccacgtccaagTCTGAGATTTCCACGGCCTCTGCCACACCAAGCACAAAggcctcgtccacgtccaagTCTGAGATTTCCACAGCCTCTGCCACGCCAAGCACAAAggcctcgtccacgtccaagTCTGTCAAGAACACCTCGACCTGGAAATCATCCAACTCAACCTTGAGCACAGTGTCCAAGAGCGCTGGCTCTGTGAGCGTCAGCATTGCCTCCAAAGCCTCCGACTCTACTGTTCCGACCGTTTCTACCCAGGTTCCCGTCACCTTCTCAACCTCGGTGCCCAGCTTGTCAACGAGATGGCCCAACTCCACAATTGCCTCTTCCGTTGAAATGACCACCTCGACTGTGTATACCACCTCTACTCGTACCATCACCAGCTGCCAACCAACCGTCACCAGTTGCTCCGTTGGCAAGGTCACCACTGTGACTCTCCCTCTGTACATTACCATCTGCCCCGTCTCTGCTGTCGAGACCAAGACTCCCGCCCCCAAGCCCACCAAGACTTCCGCCAACGGTGGTAACGGCGGTAACGGCCCTGAAAAGACTACCATCACTACTAAGGTGACCAAGACTTATACCATTACCAGCTGCGCTCCCACTATTACCAACTGCCCCGTTGGTAAGGTCACTACCGAAGTCTTCACTACCACGTACTGCCCCGGCGAGGAGACGGCGGTACCAACTGGCTCTAATGGCGGTAACAACCCCAACGGTGGTAACGGCGGCAATAACCCCAACGGTGGTAACGGCCTTGATAAGACTACTATCACTACCAAGGTGACCAAGACTTATACCATCACCAGCTGCGCTCCTACTATCACCAACTGCCCCGTTGGTAAGGTCACTACCGAAGTCTTCACTACCACATACTGCCCTGGCGAGACGGCAGTACCAACTGGCTCCAATGGCGGTAACAACGGTAACGGTGGCAACAGCGGCAATAATggcaacaatggcaatggtggtAATAATGGCAACGGTGGTAACAGCGGCAATAATGGCAATGGTGGTAATAATGGCAATAGTGGCAACAACGGCAGCAATGGTAATAATGGCAATGGCGGTCAAAACGGTGGTAAcaatggcaacggcggcaagggcccTGACAAGATCACAATCACCACCAAGGTGACCAAGACTtacaccatcaccagctgCGCTCCTGGTGTCACTAACTGCCCCGTCGGTAAGGTTACCACCGAAGTCGTTCCCACCACATACTATCCGGGCAAAGAGACACATCCCACTGAAGCAACTGGTCCAAAGGGCGGATTCACCGCTCCGCCCCCTTTCCACCCTTCCAAGACCACCATCCACAACACCCAGACAATTGTTTCCGTTcctcagccagccaagcccagcggcggaaacaacaacaacagcaccACCAACGGTACCAGCATCGCCCAACCCCAACCCGGACCCAGCGGCTCCCAGGTCTGTGTCGGGCCCTCGTGCGGCGCgcagcccagcagcccagcaCCCAATACCGGCAACGGGGGCTGCACCGGTCCCAACTGCCCTCCGACTGTTGTCAGCGGTGCTGCCAAGCAGAGCCTGAGTGCCCTCGTTGTCCTCGGTGCTGTCGCCGCTATGATGCTGTAAATTTTTAAACGGGGACGCCTGCAGCTTCGATGGGCTTGTGATTTCGTACTTTGCAGTTGTCGGCTCAActggcatggcatgggggAGATCTGATTCTGGTATTCTGGTGTAATtctacttatatattatctCCTTTTATTTACAGGGTTTTACGATTCACTGGCTATTGGTTTGCTCTTTTTTGTACGTGTGAGAAGTAGGGCGGTTTAGACGAACGAAATACAATTTCttagaagaaaaaaaataacaaaACATGACACACACTCATTTGTCTGAAACGCGGCAACGTGCGATCATAGACTGATGTTATAGCATGTCGTTTTAATAGTGGGACGTGTTTGTACAAAATCCCACCATGTAGTTGGGGTCCGAGGCCGTATTTGCTCAGCTAGACATGTAAACTCATACTTTGTTAATCACCCATTGGAACCGAGTATTTTAATTTTAGGTGCAGTGGTTCCGGAAGAACGTTCGTCCCCTTCGTATTCTACTGTCTTGGCAATCAAGTTGGACCTTGCTATCGAGCCAGTAGCAGCAGCATGATGCCACCGGCACAACACAGATGTTGGGGAATTACCCCCCGCCCATACTCACAAGGGTGCTATTGGTATCGTGTATTGATGCCGTGAGTTGGCACTATTCTACACCAGGGTATCATCAAGTCGTCTCCTCTTCGTCAGGCCGCCCCTAGCCTCAACCGTATCCATTCGGACCACAAGCACAAATCCTCCATAAGTTCCAATACCCTGCCCAGCTTTTGTCTCGTGAATTCTTTCCTCCTGGGATTGACCTCTCCGTTGTCGTCGATGCAGTCCAGAATATTCTCATCCACAATTTCCACAGTTCCGCCTTCCAAGATCTTGAGGGAGATGTTCGCGGTGGAATTGCCCATTGGGAAAACAACCTGCATATGGGGCGCCGGATGAACCCAGAGAACGACATCTAGGTCTGTATCGGCCGCATGGTCCACACCGAATGCGTCTGGTTCCAGCCCATCCATGTACTCTGCCAAACGATCCTTTTTGGTCTTGATACCTGTTGGCTGCGCCTGGGTAGGGATTTCAGCAGGCTTCGTCTTGGAACCGAAGCTGTTTTCGAGCAGGGTCGACACAAATGCGTACTGTCGCAAGAGCGGCAGCATGTCGAGTAATTGGCGGGGGTGGGAGAAGGGCATCTCAGAAACGGTTTGTGAATAGATGGGCTTGTAAATATAGAGAGTATTGTTGTGATTTACGACAGACTCGATTCGATTGCTCAACAAAACGCGGACTAGTCGCTGTCGTCTTATGGCTCGGGATTCACTGGGGTCGACTTTCATCCCGTACGGGAAGGGGAAGAGCAGGCTGTCAAAAGTCGGTGGCGCCGGGGGATGGCCACGCTGGCTCAGTTCATTGACGATGTTGGGGGGATTGACGTTGGCATACATGTAAAGGCGTGCCCAGTCGTTCTGTGGCAGAACAACCGGCGGGTCGAACGTGACGGTGAACATGACTCTGGGCACTCTTGTGGTGGAAAGATCAGCCTGCAAGAGGTCCATTCCGGCATCCTTGTTATCTTCAGACTGGGGTAGTGAGATATTATCAGGCTCCTGCCAGTCCAGAATGGTCTTTGTAGGATCAATCATCGCATCCTGCTTGGTAATCTCTTTCGAAATCCAGTTCTCCGAGACTCTCACAGGTGGGACGCCCATGCCATCCAGCGGAGCACAACCGAGAAGAAGGGACCAAACTTTGCCGCTTTCGTAGTTGTACGTATACGTGCCATCGGCGACCGGTGGCATAAACCGAAGCTCCCTCCAATATTGTATGGCGAGTCCAACTGTATCTCGGTCGTGCATCACGGGCCGTCCATGCCTGGAACACATTACCATATTCGAGAGATGCTTATCTGATTTTGCCTTCATATCTTGCTCCTCTCGCAAATTTGACAGATCCCACTGGTATAATCTCTCGAGGCTAACATAAATGCCAGCCAAGGCTTCGTGGCAGTCGAGTCCTGGCACAATGCTCAGCTTGTCCAAGCTAGCCAGACGTTCGAAGTTGGAAGCAAAGTTCTCCAGAGTTTTCGTCAATGGGCTTTGCCCTGGGAGCAGTTTCAGGTCTTTGAGTAATATTCGGCCTGCAGCATCCATGTGTTTTGATACAGACGAGGCAGATCCGTGGTAGGCCAGGGAAACGCTCTGAACAACATTGTTGTCAAGCACAATATCAAGCGCAATAGCTGATCCAGCAATAGCCAATGTTCTAGTCTTGCGCCCGTCGGGAGTCCTTTGCTCTTCGGATAGTAATTCTAGGCCAATGCGCTGCGCGAGACGTTCGAGACTAGCTTCGCTCACGAGTCCTTTCTTGGCCTACCAAAATGCATTAGTTTCGGCGCAAATCCAGTGTGACGGGTGGGACACACTAACACTCAACAACGTCAATATTGTATCGAGGCgcttcatcttgtcatcTTCATTGGCAAGCGCAGCCCCAATTGCGTCTAATCCGCCGACACCCACGTTATCCAGCCCAAtgtcgaagccgccgcccatTCCTAGTGCGCCCATGGCAGCGGCAGTCGAAGGACTATCAAAGTTGAAAGCTCCCATGCCCGTGTGGCCCATGAGGGTTGAGGTAGCAGGGGATTTCTTGACCTGCTGGGGAGACGATCCCGGGCCTCGAGGAGAAAAGGCAGCTCGAGCCGTGTTGGAGAATGGCGTCGAAACCGGAGGAGTCGCGGCCGCGAGCTGGGACGGAGTGCGACCCTGCTGCGAGGGCGCATGCTTCATAGGCGTTGGAGTAGCCATCTCGACAGAATGCTATGTCTCGTGCAGGCTTCTTGCGTATGGAATCGCGGCGCAACGGTCGAGCAGCAGGACACGAGGCACCGCGCTCACCTTCCCGGCCGCACCTCAGGTCGTAGGATGGCGGGAAGGGTTCGCATCAGCTTGTGGGAGCTTGTGTCGAATCAGACTTGGGATGGTGTGGAAACGATGATGAAACAATGTTGATTGGAAAAGACGTTGGTGAGGTGTAGCTATCTGGCGTCGCGTTGTGGTGGTCGACGATACGATGTAGTCATGTCCGGTAGTACGTATGTACCTAGTCAtgtacagtacggagtacagctcGTGGTGTATGAATGCACTTGACAGCCCTGTGGTGCTTCCATCTTCTCGATGTCTCCACTTCGACTGCTAGCTTCTGCCAGTCAGCAGCCGAGACCCACCCAGGGAGCCGGGCTAGGCTCAAGCTGGATGTCAACTGCTCAACTGCTCAACTGCTCAAGTCGAAGCTCTCACTCAACAGCTCGGGAAATACCACCTCGGACCCCTTCAACAAATCCTGCCGTTACAATGTCATCAGCTATCAATATTGTGCGGCGGCGCTCCATCCCCGAGCGGTCCATCCGAGTCCTCGTCTCTCCCACGCCGGTCACCTTTGCAGAGCGGCGCTCGGTTTTGCAAGTCTTGGAGCAATACGGACCTGTCCAAGTCTTCAAGATGACGCCGGTAAGTTCTCACACTACCTCCAGTCTTGCCTTCAGTTCGCCATCCACCTTTCCCCCAGGTTCTAACCCGACATGCGTGTATAGGGCTACCATGCAAACTTCATATCGGTAACCAAGGAGGCCGCCACAGCAAGCAAACTAGTCGAATACAGCCCTCTGACTTATCACATCCCCGTGAACCAAATGAATACCGACGTATGTATCGCCGATTTGGACGACTCGGAAAGCCTCAACAGCCTCAAAAGCAAAAGCAATCGGCCGTCTATGACAGCTGCACCagaccaaccaccaccccTGGTCACGAAGCATGTCTTCACATCGCACGCCGCGTCCAGCCATCAAGAACAGAGGCAGTTCACGTTGGAAATCTTTCCAGCCCCAGATTACATGCACAAATTCGCCATGACAGGGTCGCCACTCCACCACTCTTGGCCAGAAGCTTATCGCAAAGACAAGTCATTCCTGGCCGCGACTCTGAAGCAATCACTGCCTCAGACCATGGCTTCGAAGGGTCTGGCGCACTGGCTGTTCGATGTGGGGAGCAATAACGCCTCTGAATCAGAGCGCAAAGCAGAGCGACTGCAACTGAAGGGATGGATGCCCAGCAAAATGAAGGACTGAGCAGCCAACCCAGGCACTGTTCTGTTCTGCGTGGGCATATATGCATGCTCAGCGACTCGGTGCATGGATGGGCATGATGCTATGCTATGTTATGCTATGCTACGCTACACTACGCTACAAAGTACGCCATTGACCACTCGGACTGCCTTCCACTCCCTCGCAATGGTCGAAAGTTAGTTTGATTGTCGTCTGTCGCTGAAGAACGAACTTTTCCCAGGCCAGCCCCGCAACACCAGTTACTGGCGCCGCGGCAATTGGACGCGTTGGGAAATTGGAAACCTCGCCGTGGCTGCATACCTGGCCATTTCGAAACACGCATGGCTGATTGGGCCGAATACAACATACATAGAACCACCATCCGCTTGACCACTCACAAAAACCTTGAGTTCTCGTGGTGACAAGACGGATCACAACAAGACACGTTTTTCGTCGACATAACGTTACTTTATGCGTCCAACCAGGAAAGGGCCTGGTGCAGCATAATGGCACAAGTGGGCAAACAACTCTGGAGTCACCGATCAAAGCATCATGACTCTTTTTAATTAGTATGGCCAGGGGGGAGGCCTCAGAACAAAGATCCACAGGCACAAGCCGCTGCGACGTGCTTCCATGTTTGTCTATCCTTGCGCAGCGCAGCGTAGGCTTGGCACAGATCAAACGAAAAACCTTGATTTCCACTTTTCCCTTGATCGGCTCTCGTCGACCAGTGCGATGGGCCGCATGGTTTCGCGGGAGCTGTGCCACAGTCCCTCAGCTCATCTGCGCTGAGCGACTAGCCAAATGAAATTGGTCCATGGCGCATGTATGGCTCAATGAAGCAACCCTCCCTTGCCAGCCTCCACGAGATAGATGTGGCGTGGCTCCGAACCAGATCAGGGCAGCAAACAGACCCACCGCCGGCTTCAGTCCGACTTCCATGGCGAATTACCTTTCGATTGCTACGTCACCCCCGGCTCCCAAAGAGTCGCAATGCCTTCTTTCCAAGACAAGACCCAGGAACACTAGCACTGGCTGACTGGCTCCATCTCTGCATCACCTcctagtagtactccgtgccaGGCTCGGTGCGACTGCACTCAGACCCAAGACGTGCAAGGGTCGTCAGCTGCTGTTGTATGCCGGGATGACGTCGCAGAGTCTGGAAGAGGTCAAGGGTTGGGCTTGAAGGCGCCCAGAAGATGGAGCATCCGACCGCCCGTGTCTTATGAAGCATTGTTGATTTACATATATGCCTGTTAGTTCCCCAGCCTGGCTGACACGAAGCTTGGTTTGGGCCATACCTTTCCACCGTCGGTCGTCTCCAGGAAGAACACCCCAAGCAAAACCACACATAGTACCTCTCACAGGCGCGAAATCGACTTCAAGATGGGCGTCGGCAAGTTCATTCACCACATCGGCACGTTTCTGCTCTTCGTGTCGTTTGTGCttctcatcgtcgtcgacatCACAGCCCCTGTCATCAACAACCTCTCGATAATGAAGGTCGACCTCGGGAGAAACCGTGCTGGGGCTGACCAGGTCACATTTGGCACCTTTGGTTACTGCCTTCGAGGCATAGAGTGAGTCTGCGTCCATTCGTCCACCTGAGGCAAAGCTCGGGGGCACTGCTTGCTGACTCTTGGCCCGGACAGCGATTCCGATGAATGCACCCACTCCAGGATTGGCTATGACCCTGCCAATCTGATGAACCGCCTTGACGGCACCGACTTTGGCGATGCCTctgccaccaccgccaaggGTCTCACGCGAGTTATGGTTCTGCACCCTGTCGCAACGGGCTTGTGCTTCATCGCCTGCCTACTCTGCATCTTCACCGGCACCGTCGGCTCCTTCCTGGCCTCCCTCGTGTCGCTGATTACGTTTGTCGTCACCTTGGTAGCCATGGTCTGTGACTTTGTCAccttcagcatcatcaagcaCGACGTCAACCAGAACGGCGTCAGTACGGCCAGCTGGGGTTCCGGTATCTGGCTCATTCTCGCctccgccatcttcaccctCTTTGGTGCCGCCATCGTTTTTGTCACCTGCTGCTGTGCtcgcaagaagaagagctcgGAGCGCCAGAAGGAGAACTGGAATGAGACCACTACTACCCCTGCCAGTGGCCGCAAGCGTCGCTTCTGGTAAACACGGCGCGTGCCTCGAATAGAAAGGGCCGGCGCAAAGCTGGTCACTGTCGAGTGCTAATAATGACGAAGTTTGGATCGAGCTTCCATTAATCTACGGTGAAATTATGAGATGAGAGTTGTGGTAATGTGGCGGAAGCGCAACGTCATTCCTGGGGGCTATGACAACAATGTAGCTtttttggcggcggcggcggcgttgtcGTAAAATATGCTCATGTTGTCTACTACCGCAGCAAGCGTGCGTCGAGACATGATATGATATCCCTTGCTATTTCTATGCACAGTATCCCGTAACgcaaatatatatttataccTGCCTATATCCACGCAAACCACCAGAACCGTGTTGCAATGACAGTAGCTAGCACTCACCAGTCCCCTAGGTCTCAATTCTAGTCGACGAGTCTAATCATGCTCAACCCATCCCACAACGGTGTCAAAAACGACTCTAGTCTCTTCTCACCGACAACCTGATCGTTGAACTTCCTCACAGCCTCAATGTGCAAATTCCACAAGCCCGCGTCCTCCACTTCACGATCCGTCTTAGACGAGTCGGCGACGTGGCCCCTGCGCAGAACATTGTCCGCAATGATCAAGCCCCCCGGTCGGAGGAGGCGGTTCTTGCTTCCGGGCTGGGAATTGGCCAGAATAATAGACAGGTAGTTCGAATAGCCGGGCTTATCGGCGTCCAGGAAGATGATGTCGTAGGGAGTAGAAGGGCTCACCTTGGGCAGACTAGTCGGGGCGCAGGTCAGCTTTTCATTCTCGGCACCCTGTTCCAACCTCAAGCCACCGAACGGGAATGTGCCGATGGTATCACAGCATATTCAGATCCAAGTGCCCCCAGGAGGGTTTTGGTATCACACAAACGAGCCCCGGGATTCACAAACCACGCGCTCCAAAGGGTGGGGGGAAGGGATCACGCACGTCTCAGCGGCATTGCCTACGATGATCTCGACATTATTGATGCCTTCCTTTGCCAGGGCGTCTTGGGCAATCTCTGCCAACTCGGGGCTATATTCGAGGccggtgacgaggccgtctGGCCCCGTGGCGTGGGCCCAGAGCATGGCCGAGTAGCCGACGTAGACACCGACTTCGAGAACTATTTTTCGAAAAACCATCCGCATTAGTTTGTTCCGAAACGGGCAGGGTCTGGGATACATGTATATAGACGGTGCGTGCACAAAGTGGTGGGAGGCGCCGGGGTCTCGGATCTTCCCCGGGTTGCAGCTTTTGCCATGGTTTCTAACAGGAACAAGAGTAGACGAATGGGAAACAGACTCACCCGTCTTGGCGCCGATGGACCTGGCCAGGAATAAATGCAGCTTGCTCTGGAAATTCGAGCTCAGCATTTCCGAGTCGTGCCTGCTCGCAGAGGCGTGCGCATGGTAGGCCGTGATGTGCGCCGGCAACGGGGTTGAGTGGGCGTCGGCATATTCGCtgaccttgtcgccggaCGCTTGGTCGTCAAAGAGTCTAGTGTAACCACCCTTCATGGTTTCTCGGCTAGTTCCTGTGATACACAACTAGTTATGTAGCTAATCAGAGCGCGTGGCAGGGTGGTGAGgatggatggtggtggttgtcAAGCGGCAATTGAATTGAGAAAAAGCACTGGTTGGAGTGGAATGGATCGTCTCGATATTTATCAGATGGTTCGGTCCACCTTTATTTGACCGTTGACAGCTCGTCTCTGTTGAAACGTGTCTCTCGGATTCCGAGCCTATACGGATTGTCGGGATGGCTTTGGGATTGCGGTCAAGGAAACTAGCGGCAATTGCATGGCGCTTCGGACATCTCCACATTTGGTGATGATTGGGAAGGAGGGTCCGTCGGCCGGGGCTACCGGGACGGGACTTTGCGTGGCTGTCTGTCTGGCATGTTGCGTGTATGTGAGGCGGAGGACGTCTGGTGGAATATTGAATCGAGAGCCGTCGAGTCTACTTCCAAAGTCAGCCATACACACAACCATCAACGTTAGGAAGCATTCTGTTTTTCCATGACAATAGCGCCCATCAGCTGAACGACTCGCAGCAACAGTCCCTCGAATTGCGCAGTCGGGAATTTCCAACATCAAAGATGCCTGTGCTCGATGCTCGGAGCACAACAGTCCATTTGGCGGAACCGACTCAACCATACCGCCGCGCCCTCCCGTCTCTCTCATTCTCGGGAAACAAAGTCAGGCAAG is part of the Metarhizium brunneum chromosome 4, complete sequence genome and harbors:
- the prr-5_0 gene encoding pH-response regulator protein palI/prr-5 encodes the protein MGVGKFIHHIGTFLLFVSFVLLIVVDITAPVINNLSIMKVDLGRNRAGADQVTFGTFGYCLRGIDDSDECTHSRIGYDPANLMNRLDGTDFGDASATTAKGLTRVMVLHPVATGLCFIACLLCIFTGTVGSFLASLVSLITFVVTLVAMVCDFVTFSIIKHDVNQNGVSTASWGSGIWLILASAIFTLFGAAIVFVTCCCARKKKSSERQKENWNETTTTPASGRKRRFW